The sequence TAGAAGTCTTTTTGTAGAACCAAGTCACTTTTGATACCAAGAACTATGACAACCAAttaaacattgttttgttgttttttttaaaaaaacatttgaattctCATTTTATTGCTGCAGTAGCTTTTCTCGACGATTTCTTTGCTGGTAAgttattttctctgctttttcgCAGCAGATTGGGTCATTAATCccactgaaaatatttgcataatTGTGCTCATGTTGGCTGTAGAGATGTTCAAGGTAGTCACGTTATTTTTCCTGCAGGATTAGAAGGCAGCCCAGTATGATGACACACGGTGAGCTTGCTAGACTGACGCCCATGTCTGCTTTTGGTTTACGCAACCGGTACCTGTCCAGACTGGGCACACAGGTAAACagacgtacacacacacacacacaacctttAGGATCAGACATGGCTCAAACAGAAATCCATTTATTAATTCAGTGAACTTGTATAATCTTGACACTGGAAATGgttttatttaaagattttacAGCTGTAGTGCTGCCACTTCAACTGtggtctttttttcctctttttctctccccctctttATTTAATCTGCCTTTGTCCTCTCAGCTCCCAGACCACTACTCTACCCATCTGTCATCACTTTCCCACAGGAGTGTTCTGAAATGATGCCCTTTCATTCAGTGGTCTGCTTGGTAACTTTGTGGCTCCAGACAGgaatgcactaaaacaaaaaaaacaacaacaaaaaaagaggacaccctttaaaaaaaaaaaaaaaaaaaagttatagcACTTCACGGTGTTTTTAACCTTCACCTGTTCTGGGTATTTATAGGTGTATCTGTTTACTTGTTAACATTATAGATTATTTTTGGATCAATCATCAGGGAAAGATGCctaaaaaacatcagaattttttttttcctcaggaaTTTGCATCATAAAGTTGGACAGATCTTTTTCATggtgcatgatttttttttagggtttGTTTTAGAGGTGCAACCCTCTGCAAACAACAGATGGCACCACTTCCCTCAAATGTTTAATGCCACCTCTTGCCTCAGCATCATTGCTTTTTAGTTAAAGCCTTAAACCTCCTCAGTTATCTGTTCCTCACTTTTGCTTAACCGATAAGTTACTAGAACAGGTTATAGTGTTCAAAAAGGGGGCACGAGTGGTGACGTCTTCTGGCTTGTTGAATGTTGACAtgctttttaatatatttaataatatatataaatataaatataataaaatccGTTATAAAACACAGCTTATAGACATTGTCAGTGGAATCCGTATCATTGTGGCCCACTGATCCGTGATAAAAGTCACCGTAGCCTGCAGACAAGCGAATCCTCTGCTGGATGTTCTCTAGTCTGCGGACCTCTTTGTGCTGTCTATATCCACCGGACACACGCTGGGATGtactctcctctttctcctccacaGCCAGGCCCGGAGCCTCTGACGGTGCCGACCAGAGCCGCAAAAGTAGAGGAGGGGATTTGCGCAGCAGTTGAAACTGACTACCGGTTTCCAGACTTTGTAGCAGATCATGGCAACGTTCAGCAGAGAACAGTTTAGTGGCCTGTAAACTCTCACAAACAAGTAGACAGTGCGCGCAATGTGATAAGGCACAAAACACACTACAAACACCAAAGACACGACTAAGAGAGTGTGGAGAGACCTTTTACGCATACGCGCCGCCCTGACATTGGCGATGCAGTTCGCGACCCCGAGCGTCCTGATCATGGCGCAGTAACAGGTGACGGTGACTAAGAATTGGATCAGAAACGCTAGTGATAAAAACAGCCCATATGGAAAATACGCCTTAAACCCCCCCGGATTTGTCATTTCAAAGCACACAGTCATGTTATTGATCACACCCGTGTGCGTAAACACAAGTGTGGGTATAACCTCTGCATTGGCCAGTATCCAAACGGACCCTGACGTATAGAGGGCGAGTTTTTTGGTCCTGAGACGCACGGAGACGATGGGGTGGCACACTCCAAGGAACCGGTGAACGCTGACGCAGGTGAGAAACATCACGCTACAGTGGAGGTTGCCCAGGAAGAAGAATCTGACggttttgcagatgatgttgcCGAACGGCCACATGTCTCCCATTGCGTTGCTGATGATGAGCGGAGGCAGGGCCAGGACGTAGAACAGATCAGCCACGGCGAGGTTGCTCATGTAGATCACCGTGCTGCAAGCGCGGCGCGCCCGGAAACGCAGGCACCACAGCAGGGCGCCGTTTAACGCCAGACCCAGCAGAAACACGAGGCTGTAGGAGGCTGGCAGAAGGATTCTTTGGTAGAAGCTGTTCACAGGACAGATTTTGGGTTCCTCCATTCAAAGGGGTCAACTCGAATAGGTTGACAGAAAAGCCAGTGCGTACAAGTCCAACCTTTGTAAAAAGCAATCTGACAGCCTTTCCACCTCACCTGTGTGCAGCTCAAATGAGTGAGAGACGTGTGCTTTAGTAAAAACTACCACTTAAAGTGTTTGTTCAACTTCCCTATTGTTCCTAGCCCACACCTTTACAAAAGTAAACCAGAAACGCCATATCTCGGCTATGCGCAAACAGACTGGCACAGTGgcgatgacatttttaaaaagccctGGCAAACCAGGCAGAGATACAGTAGTATGCCGTTGCCCCTTTGCCCCAAGAGAGAAGACAGCGAAGAATAATTAACGCTGCGATTAAAGCTGATTGCCGAGTTAAATGACGCCGTCAAGGCACGCACGGGGGGAC comes from Amphiprion ocellaris isolate individual 3 ecotype Okinawa chromosome 7, ASM2253959v1, whole genome shotgun sequence and encodes:
- the LOC118471057 gene encoding P2Y purinoceptor 3-like gives rise to the protein MEEPKICPVNSFYQRILLPASYSLVFLLGLALNGALLWCLRFRARRACSTVIYMSNLAVADLFYVLALPPLIISNAMGDMWPFGNIICKTVRFFFLGNLHCSVMFLTCVSVHRFLGVCHPIVSVRLRTKKLALYTSGSVWILANAEVIPTLVFTHTGVINNMTVCFEMTNPGGFKAYFPYGLFLSLAFLIQFLVTVTCYCAMIRTLGVANCIANVRAARMRKRSLHTLLVVSLVFVVCFVPYHIARTVYLFVRVYRPLNCSLLNVAMICYKVWKPVVSFNCCANPLLYFCGSGRHRQRLRAWLWRRKRRVHPSVCPVDIDSTKRSAD